A single window of Acinetobacter wuhouensis DNA harbors:
- the grxD gene encoding Grx4 family monothiol glutaredoxin: MTEQARDTEALIRDQIAKHAVLLYMKGTPQFPQCGFSARAVEALSQIGRPFAYVNILENQDIRSMLPQIANWPTFPQLWINGELIGGSDIMLEMFQNGELKPLVEQYSPAPEA; encoded by the coding sequence ATGACTGAACAAGCACGTGATACAGAAGCGTTAATTCGCGATCAAATTGCTAAACATGCTGTACTTCTTTATATGAAAGGTACACCACAATTTCCACAGTGTGGTTTCTCTGCACGTGCAGTTGAAGCATTAAGCCAAATTGGTCGTCCATTTGCTTATGTAAATATCTTGGAAAATCAAGATATTCGTTCTATGTTGCCACAAATTGCAAACTGGCCTACATTCCCACAATTATGGATCAATGGTGAGTTGATCGGTGGTAGTGATATTATGCTAGAAATGTTCCAAAATGGTGAATTAAAACCGTTAGTAGAACAATATAGCCCAGCACCTGAAGCTTAA
- the gloA gene encoding lactoylglutathione lyase: protein MRMLHTMLRVGNLERSLAFYTEVLGMTLLRKRDYEEGRFTLAFVGYGDEESHTVLELTHNWDTDSYELGNAYGHIAIGVDDAYKACEEIKARGGNVVREAGPMKGGVTVIAFVEDPDGYKVELIQQDQDARNN, encoded by the coding sequence ATGCGCATGCTACATACCATGTTACGCGTAGGCAATTTAGAACGTTCTTTGGCGTTTTATACTGAAGTGCTCGGTATGACTTTACTTCGTAAACGTGATTATGAAGAAGGACGTTTTACTCTAGCATTTGTTGGTTATGGTGATGAAGAAAGCCATACAGTATTAGAATTGACTCATAACTGGGATACAGACAGCTATGAGTTGGGCAATGCTTATGGACATATTGCTATTGGTGTTGACGATGCATATAAAGCCTGTGAAGAGATTAAAGCACGTGGTGGAAATGTAGTACGTGAAGCCGGTCCAATGAAAGGCGGTGTGACTGTAATTGCTTTTGTTGAAGATCCAGATGGCTATAAAGTCGAATTGATTCAACAAGATCAAGATGCTCGAAACAATTAA
- the rpmE gene encoding 50S ribosomal protein L31 → MRADIHPKYETLVATCSCGNVIETRSALGKETVYLDVCSACHPFYTGKQKNVDTGGRIDKFKQRFAGMSRSVKR, encoded by the coding sequence ATGCGCGCCGATATTCACCCAAAATATGAAACTTTAGTTGCTACTTGTTCATGTGGTAACGTTATCGAAACTCGTTCAGCTTTAGGTAAAGAAACTGTATACCTAGACGTATGTTCAGCTTGCCACCCATTCTATACTGGTAAACAAAAGAATGTAGACACTGGCGGTCGTATCGATAAATTCAAACAACGTTTTGCTGGTATGTCACGTTCTGTTAAACGTTAA
- a CDS encoding Lon protease family protein, whose translation MSSTVSNISTATTLQKTENTLPSAFDQTEIQNTLTQTALKSEQLTHIPNLAKIPTSTKRIKPLNNFLGQDRAKASVEAGIALPYSGYNIFAVGTAGLGKKTMIKRLLQQHAKTMQTPDDWVYVYNFKNARQPIALQFPAGQGSKFEALLHQTWQTIVKQLERRFSAETYHNRIERIRQVTGNEQQQALVELTKEGEELDLKLVNRNDEHIFVPIHFKDDKVLEMSQEDMNALDSKQRAEINSNMRYMDKKLERLGLQLGDLEDDARDQVSELNRDIAKQVVIPRMEQILAKFKTVVGLEQYLKLYATDIIDNVETILDQEGEEFSPALFNRVPARYQANVVVSNKPNSGAPVVFEDFPTHYNLLGHVEQLTQNGTITTDFTLIRPGVLHQANGGFLILEAEQLLEQPYAWQGLKRALKSGQLKLSSLEHMLTLTGSISIEPAPIPLNLKVVLLAEPEVYYQILEVEPELGSVFKIRADFTDTLQRNDDNEQAYMQLIADYVQQDKLLPFDRSALAALLTDSSRQAEDQSSLSLHALTLGDLIRESHHHAAQADEKLVTSYHINTALKHRQYRLGYLRELYWQDLSRGTQLIETHGHRLGQINALSVIQYADVEFGLPSRLTASVYQGGGDILDIERSVELGGSLHAKGVLLMSSFLKAHFGREQILHFSAALAFEQSYGQVDGDSATVAELSALISAISQIPIDQSWAITGSMNQLGQVQPIGGVNAKIEGFFDACKLQGLTSKQGVIIPRQNMQHLMLRQDVIDAVNENQFHIHAIDTIDQALEILMARSVGTLDKKGRYTKGSIYAAVMAQLEYWQALEDGIQIEEKPKKKKKDKKVKKEKREKADKVTQVDENQPEVSAKQNKRK comes from the coding sequence ATTAGCTCTACTGTTTCAAATATTTCAACTGCAACCACATTACAAAAAACCGAAAATACATTACCTTCAGCTTTTGATCAGACGGAAATTCAGAATACATTGACACAGACAGCCTTAAAATCAGAACAACTGACTCATATTCCAAACTTAGCGAAGATTCCAACATCAACAAAAAGAATCAAGCCTTTAAATAACTTCTTGGGTCAAGATCGCGCAAAAGCTTCAGTAGAAGCAGGCATTGCCCTACCTTATTCTGGTTATAATATTTTTGCCGTAGGTACAGCAGGTCTTGGTAAAAAAACCATGATCAAACGTTTACTACAGCAACATGCCAAAACCATGCAAACGCCTGATGATTGGGTTTATGTTTATAATTTCAAAAATGCACGTCAACCGATCGCATTACAATTCCCTGCAGGTCAAGGAAGCAAGTTTGAAGCACTACTCCATCAAACTTGGCAAACGATTGTGAAACAGCTAGAACGTCGTTTTAGTGCTGAAACTTATCACAATCGCATTGAACGTATTCGCCAAGTGACTGGAAATGAGCAACAACAGGCTTTAGTTGAACTGACCAAAGAAGGCGAAGAGCTAGACTTAAAACTTGTGAATCGTAATGATGAACATATTTTTGTTCCAATTCATTTCAAAGACGACAAAGTTTTAGAAATGTCGCAGGAAGATATGAATGCACTAGATAGCAAACAACGTGCAGAAATCAATTCCAATATGCGCTACATGGATAAAAAGTTAGAGCGCTTAGGTTTACAACTTGGTGATTTAGAAGATGATGCACGTGATCAAGTGTCTGAGCTGAATCGAGATATTGCTAAACAAGTCGTTATTCCACGAATGGAACAGATTTTAGCGAAATTCAAAACTGTTGTTGGGCTTGAACAATACTTAAAACTTTATGCTACAGATATTATTGACAATGTTGAAACGATTTTAGACCAAGAAGGTGAAGAATTTTCACCTGCCTTGTTTAATCGTGTCCCTGCACGTTATCAAGCCAATGTCGTCGTCAGCAATAAACCGAATTCTGGTGCGCCTGTCGTTTTTGAAGACTTCCCGACACATTACAACCTATTAGGTCATGTTGAGCAACTCACGCAAAACGGTACCATTACCACAGACTTCACTTTGATCCGTCCTGGTGTCTTACATCAAGCCAATGGCGGTTTTTTAATTTTAGAAGCTGAACAGCTTTTAGAACAACCTTATGCATGGCAAGGTCTTAAACGTGCTTTGAAATCAGGACAACTCAAACTTTCATCCTTAGAACACATGCTGACTTTAACAGGAAGCATTTCGATTGAACCTGCACCAATTCCACTGAATTTGAAAGTCGTGTTATTGGCTGAACCCGAAGTTTATTATCAAATCCTAGAAGTTGAACCTGAACTTGGCAGTGTCTTTAAAATTCGTGCAGACTTTACCGACACCTTACAACGCAATGATGACAATGAACAAGCCTATATGCAGTTGATTGCTGACTATGTACAACAGGATAAATTATTACCGTTCGACCGTTCTGCCCTTGCAGCATTACTAACAGATTCAAGTCGTCAAGCAGAAGATCAAAGTTCATTGTCATTACATGCTTTAACTTTGGGTGATTTGATTCGTGAATCACATCATCATGCTGCACAAGCCGATGAAAAATTAGTCACATCGTATCATATCAATACCGCACTCAAGCATCGTCAATATCGCTTAGGCTATTTGAGAGAGTTGTATTGGCAAGATCTTTCACGTGGTACGCAGTTGATCGAAACGCATGGTCATCGCTTAGGACAAATCAATGCCCTATCTGTAATTCAATATGCAGATGTTGAATTTGGCTTGCCTTCTCGTTTAACCGCATCAGTTTATCAAGGTGGCGGTGATATTCTCGATATTGAGCGTAGTGTAGAACTGGGCGGTTCGTTGCATGCCAAAGGCGTGTTACTGATGTCGAGTTTCTTAAAAGCACACTTTGGTCGTGAGCAAATTCTTCACTTCTCTGCGGCGCTTGCTTTTGAACAAAGTTATGGTCAAGTGGATGGTGATAGCGCAACTGTAGCTGAATTGTCTGCATTAATTTCAGCCATTAGCCAGATCCCGATTGATCAATCTTGGGCAATTACAGGTTCAATGAACCAATTGGGTCAAGTTCAGCCGATCGGTGGTGTAAATGCCAAAATTGAAGGTTTCTTTGATGCATGTAAACTGCAAGGTTTAACAAGCAAACAAGGTGTCATTATTCCGCGTCAAAACATGCAACATTTGATGTTGCGTCAAGATGTGATTGACGCAGTCAATGAAAATCAATTCCATATTCATGCGATTGATACTATTGACCAAGCTTTAGAAATTTTAATGGCTCGCTCTGTCGGTACACTCGATAAAAAAGGTCGCTACACCAAAGGTTCAATTTATGCTGCTGTGATGGCGCAATTGGAATATTGGCAAGCACTCGAAGACGGGATTCAAATCGAAGAAAAGCCGAAGAAAAAGAAAAAAGACAAGAAAGTAAAGAAGGAAAAAAGAGAGAAAGCTGATAAAGTTACTCAAGTTGATGAAAATCAACCAGAAGTTAGCGCAAAGCAAAATAAGCGGAAGTAG
- a CDS encoding LysR family transcriptional regulator, with protein MLDQLRAMGVFACVVEKSSFSGAARDLGITTSAVSQQIRSLENEMEVTLLHRSTRKLSLTEAGQAFFHSCQEMLAAAERGKIRINELRDDLVGDLRIATTPEIGATHVVPALSHWMSAHRGLMVHFEADNQYIDLIQERIDIAIRMSSKIEDANNLSCTPLARVDQILVASPSYLNQTAPISRPEDLQNHDLIPINIMKNSQHFSFQHGATGEVVNLEMKHRIQTNNVFVAKSLCQNGHGIARILYLDVQKELMNGTLVEVLPEWKLPTFTLSAVTLKREQQPMKIHRCLDALKQYFSQLPGGRIFQEAS; from the coding sequence ATGTTAGATCAACTTCGAGCAATGGGTGTATTTGCTTGTGTTGTTGAAAAAAGCTCTTTTAGTGGTGCCGCGCGTGATCTTGGCATTACAACAAGCGCAGTGAGTCAGCAAATTCGATCGTTAGAAAATGAAATGGAAGTTACTCTGTTGCATCGTTCTACTCGTAAGCTGAGCTTAACTGAGGCTGGTCAAGCTTTTTTCCACAGTTGCCAAGAAATGCTCGCTGCGGCTGAGCGTGGAAAAATCAGAATTAATGAGTTGAGAGACGATTTAGTCGGTGATTTACGCATAGCGACCACCCCAGAAATAGGTGCAACACATGTTGTTCCTGCATTATCACATTGGATGTCTGCACATCGTGGTTTAATGGTTCATTTTGAAGCAGATAATCAATATATCGACTTAATCCAAGAGCGTATTGATATCGCGATTCGTATGTCGTCTAAGATCGAAGATGCGAATAACTTGAGCTGTACACCGCTTGCACGCGTAGATCAAATCTTGGTGGCATCGCCAAGTTACTTGAATCAAACTGCGCCAATTTCTCGTCCTGAAGATTTACAGAATCATGATTTGATTCCGATCAATATTATGAAAAATTCACAGCATTTTTCATTTCAGCACGGTGCAACTGGTGAAGTTGTAAATCTAGAAATGAAGCATCGTATTCAAACAAATAATGTATTTGTTGCAAAATCACTGTGCCAAAATGGTCACGGTATTGCACGTATTCTTTATTTAGATGTACAAAAAGAATTGATGAATGGCACCTTGGTTGAAGTGCTTCCAGAATGGAAGTTACCGACATTTACATTAAGTGCTGTGACATTGAAACGTGAACAACAACCAATGAAAATTCATCGTTGCCTAGATGCTTTAAAACAATATTTTAGCCAACTACCTGGTGGCAGAATTTTCCAAGAAGCTTCATAA
- a CDS encoding aspartate aminotransferase family protein — MTNITLAPVQTDQPSHLMPVFSRQQISFVRGRGSYLYTEDGTEYLDALTGIAVCGLGHAHPVIAEAIAEQAATLIHTSNIYEVPWQTAAAQKLAEVSGMEEIFFSNSGAESNEGAIKIARKFGHLQGVANPKIIVADHSFHGRTLATLSATGNKKVQEGFAPLVEGFIRVPFGDVEAIEEAAINHPDIVAILVEPIQGEGGVNTAPQGFSYLEDIRRICNQHNWLMMLDEVQTGNGRTGKYFAYQHTNIVPDVMTTAKGLGNGFPIGAVMTQGRGVGVLTAGNHGSTYSGTHLGSRVVYTVIDLIQKENIVENAANIGSYLVDQFRTQLADQNVTVRGFGMMIGIELPKDCGELVNIARDEHHLIINVTSGNVVRLLPALNMNHEQADDLLKRLVPAIKKFLA, encoded by the coding sequence ATGACTAACATTACCCTCGCTCCAGTCCAAACTGATCAACCTTCTCATTTGATGCCTGTATTCAGCCGTCAACAGATCAGCTTTGTCCGAGGACGAGGTTCTTATCTGTATACCGAAGATGGTACTGAATATTTAGATGCTTTAACAGGTATTGCTGTTTGTGGTTTGGGACATGCGCATCCAGTGATTGCAGAAGCCATTGCAGAGCAAGCTGCAACGCTAATTCACACCAGTAATATTTATGAAGTGCCTTGGCAGACTGCAGCAGCACAAAAGCTTGCTGAAGTATCTGGTATGGAAGAAATTTTCTTCTCGAATAGTGGTGCAGAATCAAATGAAGGTGCGATCAAGATTGCGCGTAAATTTGGTCATCTACAAGGTGTAGCCAATCCTAAAATCATTGTTGCTGATCATTCTTTCCATGGTCGTACCCTTGCAACGCTTTCTGCGACAGGCAATAAAAAAGTGCAAGAAGGTTTTGCACCTTTGGTTGAAGGTTTTATCCGCGTACCTTTTGGTGATGTTGAAGCGATTGAAGAAGCTGCAATTAACCATCCTGACATTGTGGCAATCCTAGTTGAACCGATCCAAGGTGAAGGCGGTGTAAATACAGCACCACAAGGCTTTAGCTACTTAGAAGACATTCGTCGTATTTGTAATCAGCATAACTGGCTCATGATGCTCGATGAAGTTCAAACTGGTAATGGTCGTACAGGTAAATACTTTGCATATCAACATACCAATATCGTGCCTGATGTGATGACGACTGCAAAAGGTTTGGGGAATGGCTTCCCAATCGGTGCTGTCATGACCCAAGGTCGTGGTGTAGGAGTTTTAACTGCTGGCAATCATGGTTCTACCTATAGCGGCACACACTTAGGTTCACGTGTTGTTTATACTGTGATTGATTTGATTCAAAAAGAAAATATTGTTGAAAATGCTGCCAACATTGGTTCTTATCTGGTTGATCAATTCCGCACTCAACTTGCAGATCAAAATGTCACAGTACGTGGTTTCGGTATGATGATCGGAATCGAATTACCTAAAGACTGTGGTGAGTTGGTGAATATTGCTCGTGATGAACATCATTTAATTATCAATGTTACTTCAGGCAATGTGGTACGTTTGCTTCCAGCACTCAACATGAATCATGAACAAGCTGATGATTTGTTGAAGCGTTTAGTTCCTGCGATTAAGAAATTTCTTGCTTAA
- the surE gene encoding 5'/3'-nucleotidase SurE: MNILIANDDGVFAPGIQALAKALSPLGRVVIVAPESERSGFSSALTLDRPLRPIQVAPDMWAVNGTPADCVYLSMNGLFDFEFDLVVSGINSGANLGDDVLYSGTVGAAFEGRLMKQPAIAVSLAGSNVRAYESPNDYAQAANWVYQFIAKGLPELPPRHILNINIPDVAEIQGAQITYQGRRIQSKPITSQVDPRGRQVYWIGLAGEAVTDPKKNMVNIQSDFFAIANGYVSITPIQMDATNYGILETLQSQLSHSHFDV, from the coding sequence GTGAATATTTTGATTGCCAATGATGATGGTGTGTTTGCGCCAGGTATCCAAGCTTTAGCCAAAGCATTAAGTCCTTTAGGTCGTGTAGTGATTGTTGCACCAGAAAGTGAACGTAGTGGATTTTCCAGTGCGCTAACTTTAGATCGACCACTTCGCCCGATCCAAGTTGCACCAGATATGTGGGCAGTCAATGGCACACCTGCGGATTGTGTTTATCTGTCTATGAACGGTCTATTTGATTTTGAATTCGATTTGGTGGTGAGTGGAATCAATAGCGGTGCAAATCTAGGTGATGATGTTTTATATTCAGGAACTGTGGGAGCTGCATTTGAGGGACGTTTGATGAAGCAACCTGCAATCGCTGTATCTTTAGCAGGAAGTAATGTCCGCGCTTATGAAAGCCCGAATGATTATGCTCAAGCGGCAAATTGGGTGTATCAGTTCATTGCTAAAGGTTTACCAGAATTGCCACCACGTCATATTCTCAATATTAATATTCCAGATGTTGCTGAAATTCAAGGTGCGCAAATTACTTATCAAGGTCGCCGTATTCAATCAAAACCGATTACCAGTCAAGTTGATCCACGTGGCCGTCAAGTGTATTGGATTGGGCTGGCAGGTGAAGCAGTAACAGATCCTAAAAAGAACATGGTTAATATTCAATCTGATTTTTTTGCGATTGCAAATGGGTATGTCAGTATTACTCCGATTCAGATGGATGCAACGAATTATGGGATTCTAGAAACGTTACAATCTCAGCTCTCACATAGTCATTTTGATGTATGA
- a CDS encoding peptidoglycan DD-metalloendopeptidase family protein, with translation MLVARSQFQIQMPKQWIRTILSVVVITSTVLITGCASKPQINNPTRYAVAPDYYTVRSGDTLSGISMRYGLSYLSVAEMNDIAAPYRIYVGQSLRLKKGGSNSTRSTTKALANNEPQIQRQTINLPTQQSTYTPPVQNATTAPVQQNTVTQQAATTVQSTRLKWVKPSNGAVIANYNLANNIKGIRFGGNIGDPIFAAADGQVVYAADGLKEYGNLVLVKHIDGYITAYAHNSKMMVKSGQNVTAGQKIAEMGASGASSTMLEFQVRLDGKPINPINILPIN, from the coding sequence ATGCTTGTGGCTCGGTCTCAGTTTCAAATTCAAATGCCTAAGCAATGGATAAGAACAATTTTATCTGTCGTTGTTATCACATCTACAGTGCTCATTACAGGTTGTGCATCCAAGCCTCAGATTAATAACCCAACACGTTATGCTGTTGCACCCGATTATTATACAGTTCGCTCAGGAGATACGTTAAGTGGTATTTCTATGCGTTATGGATTGAGTTATTTGAGTGTTGCTGAAATGAATGATATTGCAGCACCATATCGGATTTATGTTGGGCAATCGCTACGTTTGAAAAAAGGTGGTTCAAACTCGACACGTTCAACAACCAAAGCATTGGCCAATAACGAACCACAGATTCAACGTCAAACGATCAATTTACCAACTCAGCAATCGACCTACACGCCACCTGTACAGAATGCTACAACAGCACCAGTTCAACAAAATACAGTGACTCAGCAGGCAGCAACCACGGTTCAATCAACACGATTAAAATGGGTAAAACCATCCAATGGCGCGGTGATTGCAAATTATAATTTAGCAAACAATATTAAAGGTATTCGTTTCGGTGGGAATATCGGAGATCCAATTTTTGCTGCTGCAGATGGGCAAGTCGTTTATGCTGCTGATGGTTTAAAAGAATATGGTAATCTTGTTCTTGTTAAACATATAGATGGTTATATCACTGCTTATGCGCACAATAGTAAAATGATGGTCAAAAGTGGACAAAATGTGACAGCAGGTCAAAAAATTGCAGAAATGGGCGCTTCTGGTGCAAGTAGCACAATGTTGGAGTTTCAGGTGCGTTTAGATGGTAAACCTATCAATCCGATAAATATTTTACCAATTAACTAA
- a CDS encoding bile acid:sodium symporter family protein has translation MNVLKMLALDRFTILLIVMVVLATFLPVHGQAADIFGKITTIAIAVLFFLHGAKLSREAIIEGVLHWKLHAVVFAFTFAVFPIIGLLAKPVLLPLLGQELYWGFLFMCFLPSTVQSSIAFTSVARGNVAAAVCSASFSNLIGMFITPVMVSLFIFGQSKHDYDPTSSIIEITLLLLVPFIAGQLLRPYVFPLMQKVPSIVRTFDQGTILMVVYGAFSGAVVAGLWHQVSWTTLIYLTLACSVFLTIIMLLALYIPKWLGFNKPDQIAIFFCGSKKTLASGVPMAQILFIGQPIGMIVLPIMIFHQIQLMVCGVIANYWSKQDHENVKIQEDSVLD, from the coding sequence ATGAATGTATTAAAAATGCTTGCTTTAGATCGCTTCACAATTTTGCTGATTGTAATGGTGGTTTTAGCAACATTTCTACCTGTGCATGGGCAAGCTGCTGACATTTTTGGGAAAATAACCACGATTGCAATCGCAGTGTTGTTTTTTTTACATGGTGCTAAGTTATCTCGTGAAGCAATCATTGAGGGTGTCTTGCATTGGAAACTACATGCAGTCGTTTTTGCATTTACATTTGCGGTATTTCCAATCATAGGTTTGTTGGCTAAACCTGTTTTATTGCCTTTGCTTGGGCAAGAGCTTTATTGGGGTTTCTTGTTTATGTGCTTTTTGCCATCGACAGTGCAATCTTCAATCGCATTTACATCCGTTGCACGAGGGAATGTTGCAGCAGCCGTGTGTAGTGCTTCGTTTTCCAACTTAATTGGGATGTTCATCACCCCTGTGATGGTGAGTCTGTTTATTTTTGGTCAATCTAAACATGATTATGATCCGACATCATCGATTATCGAAATTACCTTATTGTTGCTTGTGCCTTTTATCGCAGGGCAGTTATTAAGACCTTATGTATTTCCATTGATGCAGAAAGTACCGAGTATCGTCAGAACTTTTGACCAAGGTACGATTTTGATGGTGGTTTATGGTGCTTTTAGTGGTGCAGTCGTTGCAGGTTTATGGCATCAAGTGAGTTGGACAACTTTGATTTACTTGACTTTGGCGTGTTCAGTCTTCTTGACGATCATCATGTTGTTGGCATTGTATATCCCGAAATGGTTGGGTTTTAATAAGCCTGATCAGATTGCTATTTTCTTCTGTGGTTCGAAGAAAACATTGGCAAGCGGTGTTCCTATGGCACAGATTTTATTTATCGGACAGCCGATTGGTATGATTGTTTTGCCAATTATGATCTTCCATCAAATCCAATTGATGGTCTGTGGCGTTATTGCAAACTATTGGTCTAAGCAAGATCATGAAAATGTCAAAATTCAGGAAGATTCTGTCTTAGATTAG
- a CDS encoding AmpG family muropeptide MFS transporter: MTIQSSGWKSAFTAFLDRRALIMLFLGFSSGIPIFLIFSVLSFWLSEAGIQRSAITMFSWAALAYAFKFIWAPLIDKLPLPFLTKKLGKRRGWLLLSQILVTIAICMMAFTDPSIHGGQVGSISSLTFMACSAVFLGFTSATQDIIVDAYRIELTQDPNVQTVLASTYNAGYRIATIITQLGALLFAASLGTSMGNYIYEAWRSTYLLMASLMVVGLITTLVIHEPVVQVEEKKYQTKDYLQLFIVFIISTAVFVFSFIQIGGLISALSIDDAFLSFIVQVFRFVASVASAVLIVFLLVRTKLIDQNIVVETWLSPILDFFKRYGLKVALAILLLIGFYRISDIVAGVVANLFYLDLNFDKEEIAWFNKFFAIFFVIIGGFLGGLMAQRFNIMKMMLVGAIIASTTNLIFVGLVKSGSTMNDVHVHVGQAQYQVQPDEVGNWTLKVPAKSFAGAQEVKVQSKPDDYEQPLSLTIPVQNYNSNQDPQIFVQAIGGDNQLYQDERSKDVIVRGVVSNLSEQDQLTKLQVKLGNQPPIDAKLDQKNWSVVIPGAQFNGQQQLSVQADIAFKGQKSTLNTQHAFANHSDIQPRSRMSMGELSAVNTNQADDVELKGKVIVPYSKIWLVMGIIFDNLASGLAGAVFIAFLSSLTSVSFTAMQYAIFSSLMLLLPKMIGGYSGTIVTNFGYSTFFFMTFLMGLPILVLVIWVEKLLNQLKSN, from the coding sequence ATGACAATACAATCTTCAGGATGGAAATCTGCCTTTACCGCATTTTTAGATCGCCGTGCTTTAATCATGCTGTTTTTAGGTTTTTCTTCAGGGATTCCAATTTTTCTTATTTTTTCAGTGTTATCGTTTTGGTTAAGCGAAGCTGGAATTCAACGTAGCGCAATTACCATGTTTTCGTGGGCGGCTTTAGCTTATGCGTTTAAGTTTATTTGGGCGCCGTTGATTGATAAATTGCCATTACCTTTTTTGACGAAAAAACTTGGAAAAAGACGAGGATGGTTATTGCTTTCGCAAATATTGGTGACGATCGCTATTTGTATGATGGCATTTACTGATCCGAGTATTCATGGCGGACAAGTTGGCTCTATTTCGAGTTTAACTTTTATGGCATGTTCGGCAGTATTTTTAGGTTTCACTTCAGCGACTCAAGATATCATTGTAGATGCATATCGTATTGAATTAACGCAAGATCCGAATGTTCAGACGGTATTGGCATCGACTTATAATGCGGGCTATCGCATCGCTACAATCATTACTCAACTCGGCGCGTTATTATTTGCGGCTTCGCTTGGGACGTCAATGGGTAACTATATTTATGAGGCTTGGCGATCAACATATTTGCTCATGGCATCTTTAATGGTTGTAGGATTGATTACAACATTAGTTATTCATGAACCTGTTGTGCAAGTTGAAGAAAAAAAATATCAAACAAAAGACTATCTTCAACTTTTTATCGTATTCATTATTTCTACAGCTGTTTTTGTATTTAGTTTTATACAAATTGGTGGGCTGATTTCAGCTTTGAGTATTGATGATGCTTTTTTAAGTTTCATTGTACAAGTTTTTCGTTTTGTTGCTAGCGTCGCTTCTGCTGTATTAATTGTTTTTTTATTGGTGCGCACAAAACTGATTGATCAAAATATTGTTGTTGAAACATGGCTTTCTCCGATCTTAGATTTCTTCAAACGTTATGGTTTAAAAGTTGCACTTGCGATTTTGCTTCTGATTGGTTTTTATCGTATTTCAGATATTGTTGCAGGTGTAGTCGCGAATTTATTTTACTTGGATCTTAATTTTGACAAAGAAGAGATCGCTTGGTTCAATAAATTTTTTGCGATTTTCTTTGTGATTATTGGGGGATTTCTAGGTGGTTTAATGGCACAGCGCTTTAACATTATGAAGATGATGTTGGTCGGTGCAATTATTGCCAGTACAACCAATCTGATTTTCGTCGGTTTGGTTAAGTCAGGTTCAACCATGAACGATGTTCATGTGCATGTTGGACAAGCGCAGTATCAAGTACAACCCGATGAAGTTGGAAACTGGACTTTGAAAGTACCTGCGAAGTCATTTGCTGGTGCGCAAGAAGTTAAGGTGCAATCAAAACCAGATGATTATGAGCAACCATTAAGCTTAACCATTCCTGTGCAAAATTATAATTCAAATCAAGACCCACAGATTTTTGTTCAGGCGATTGGCGGTGACAATCAGCTGTATCAAGATGAACGTAGCAAAGATGTGATTGTTCGTGGTGTTGTTTCGAATTTATCTGAGCAAGACCAATTAACGAAATTGCAAGTTAAACTTGGTAATCAACCTCCAATAGACGCAAAACTGGATCAGAAAAATTGGAGTGTGGTTATTCCTGGTGCGCAGTTTAATGGGCAACAACAGCTATCTGTACAAGCTGATATAGCATTCAAAGGACAAAAAAGCACGTTAAATACTCAACATGCATTTGCAAATCATTCTGACATACAACCACGTTCACGAATGAGCATGGGCGAATTATCAGCAGTCAATACCAATCAAGCTGATGATGTAGAGCTCAAAGGTAAAGTGATTGTACCCTATAGCAAAATATGGCTCGTGATGGGTATTATTTTTGATAATTTGGCTTCAGGTTTGGCTGGTGCTGTATTTATCGCTTTCTTATCGAGTTTAACCAGTGTTTCATTTACTGCGATGCAATATGCAATCTTCAGTTCATTAATGTTGCTTTTGCCTAAAATGATCGGTGGTTATTCGGGTACAATAGTCACAAATTTTGGATACTCAACATTCTTCTTTATGACCTTTTTAATGGGACTCCCAATTTTAGTATTGGTTATATGGGTTGAAAAGTTGTTGAATCAATTAAAAAGTAATTAG